Within Staphylococcus sp. NRL 16/872, the genomic segment AAGACTAATGGTAAAACTCATTATGCTAATTGCACTCATCATTGTAGTACTTTCTATGTTAGCTATGTTTATTCGCATTATTAAAGGCCCTACTTTAGCTGATAGAATTTTAGCGCTTGATGCCGTAGGTTTACAATTAATGGCATGCGTCGCATTATACAGTATTTTCATTGGCGCTCAATATTTACTTGTAACCATTTTATTAATTGGGATCTTAGCATTTTTAGGGACAGCAGTATTTTCAAAATATATAGATAAAGGTAAGGTGATTGAGCATGATAGCAACCATCATGATTAGCTTATCCATTCTATTTGTTATTGCTGGCGCATTAATCAGTGTTGTTACTGCTATTGGCATGATACGTTTAAAAGATATATATTCACGTGGACATGCTGCAGGTAAATCGGCAACATTAGGTGCTATGTTCTTACTATTTGGTACTTTCTTATACTTTATTGGTACTGAAAAATATATAAATATGCAATTAATCTTCGGTATTATCTTTATTTTTGTTACCGGCCCTCTTTCAAGTCATTTAATTATGAGAGCCGCTTATAATAATAAAACGCCCTATACTAAAGATACTAAAATTGACGATCTCAAAGATGAATTTAAAGACAAGAAAATATAATATAGCACTAAAGCTCTAGTCGAATGATTTTTCGACTAGAGTTTTTTAGTTATTGTCTTCTAAAATTATGTATGCTATTATAAATCGTAATAATTACGTTTTAAAAGAAAGAAGTGTTCTTATGCATTGGACTATTATCGGCGGTGGCATTCAAGGGACAACTATTGCAATTAAATTACGTGAAGCAGGCCTCCCAATTGATAATTTAACAATTATTGATCCTTATTCATCTTTGTGTGAACAATTTAATGATTTCACTCATAGAATTAGTATGCCCTTTTTACGCTCACCTATCGTACATCATATTCATCCTAATCCATTTCACTTAAAGCAATTTGCGAAGTGTCATCAATACACAAATGCCACATACGGTCGCTATCAACGTCCTCAAACAGATATGTTTATGCATCATGTTCATGAACTAGTGCATCGCTATCGTTTAAATGATAGCCACCTCCAAGGCTACGTGAATCAGATTAGGCGCACTGGTTCACAATGGAGAATTTATTTATCTAATGCTCAAGTTTTACATACAGATTGTATAGTTTTGGCTCAAGGTTGTAATCATAAACCTTATATTCCTTCTATTTTTGAAAATGAAAGCAATGTTTGCCACATTTTTAAAAAAGAATTTAATCCAACTATGTATGAGCAAAGTTCACATGTTGTTGGAAGTGGTATTTCAGCAGCTCATTTAACACTTAAATTATTGAACCAATCACCCGACAAAATCGTTCATCTGTGGTTGAATAAAGACATTGATATTCAACACTTTGATGCAGATCCAGCATGGTTAGGACCTAAAAATATGGGGCCATTCTTGGAAATAACCTCCTCGAAAAAACGAATGGAAATCATTTCTGAGGCGCGTCACAAAGGTTCAATGCCTCACGAATTGTATTTACGTTTGAAAAAGCATGTTCAAAACGGACGTTTAATCATCCATCACGATAAGATTTTAAAACTTGAAAATCATCAAATTATTACAGAAACATTGGCAGCACCTTATGACTTCATTCTATTAGCGACAGGTTTCGAAGCTACATTAATGAAACAAAATATGATTCAATCATTAATTCAACATGAACAAGCACCACTTACACAATGTGGTTTACCCGCTATTACTTCTGACTTAGAATGGTTGCCTCAACTATTTGTAGCTGGAGGTTTGGCCGATTTAGAATTAGGACCATTTGCGCGAAATATCATGGGTGGCAGAGAAGCATCTCAACGAATCCACAACGTTTTTCAAAAATTAAATTATTCTAAAAATAAATTTGCATAAAAGAAAAGGGAGCAGAACAGAAATTAAAATAATTTCGTCGTTCTGCCCCGGCAAGGATGACTAGGTTTGAAAAAAGCTTGCTTTAAGCGCATTTTCAAATCAGTCAGCTACTGCCATAATACTAATTAAGGCTGAGACATTTTATTTTGTCTCAGCCACTTTTTAATATCGTATTATTTATTTTTTAAAGGTTTAATGCCAATAGTTCCTCGCATTATACTAATCAATTGGTCATCATCACTTTTAATTTCAATATTCCAAACTTGGGTTGTACTCCCTTGATGAATAATTGTAGCCGTTGCAATTACTCGTCCTTCTTTTACAGAACGAATATGATTCGCATTCATTTCCAAGCCTAATGGGATATAGTGATTGGTATCAACTAAATTTGCTGCACCGATGGAACATGCTGTTTCACCTAGTGCAATCGTCGCCCCACCATGCAAATAACCAAATGGTTGCTTCACCTTATCTGTGACAGGCATAGAGATTACAACTTTACCGTTAGTTGTTTCTTCAATCTTCATTTCAAAGGTTTCTAATAAATTGGTCACCTATTTCACCTCATTTACACCTATAATACCATAGCTGCAATAGTACCAAAAATCATTAAAGGTACATTGTAGAAGATGAAGTTCGGAATACATGTATCTCTTATGTGATCATGTTGACCATCTACTGCTAACCCTGCAGTTGGTCCTAATGTCGAATCACTTGCTGGTGAACCAGAATCTCCTAATGCACTAGCTGTACCTACTAGTGCAATTAATGCCATGCTATCTAAACCAAGTGAATCACCCAATGGAATAAATAACGTCGCAATGATTGGTATAGTAGCGAATGATGAACCGATACCTAATGTCACAATTAAACCAATAATATACATAGCAATGATGCTAATTAATTTATGTCCACTCGTAATTTCCGTTAAACTACTCACTAATTTTTGAATATCACCAGTAGCATTCATTACACCAGCGAAACCATTTGCTGATAGAATGACGACACCAATAAATGACATAATCTTAATACCTTCAACAAACTGACTATCTAATTCATTCCATTTATACACGCCAGAAATAAAGAAGACAAGTACCCCTGCTAATGCACCAAATATCATTGAATCTGTAAATGTTTGTACTAAAAAGGTAGCTAATATAGCTACGACTGTTACCACTAACACATATGGTCTCACTTCAGTTACTGTATCCTCATTTTCAACATAAGTTTCTGACTTATAATCACGAGGTTTACGATAAACAATCATACCTAAGATTAAACCTACGATATAACCCATAGATGGAATTAGCATCGCTTTCCAAATCATATTAAATTCGATAGGGTGATGTGCTTTTTGGAAGCCACTTTGAATAATTTGGTGGAAAATTTGACCAAACCCATAAGGTAGTAAAACATAAGGCCAACATAATCCGAATCCTATTACCAAGCCAATTAATCGTCTATCAATTTTCAAATCATTAAAGAGACTAATAAGTGGCGGAATTACAATAGGAATAAAAGCAATATGTACTGGAATTAAGTTCTGACTCATAATACTCATTGCAAGAAGTGCAACAATAATAATAACTTTGACTTTAACTCTTGAAAGTCGACTATTCTCAGTGTGAATCGCACGTATAATTTTGTTAACAAGGTAATCTGTTATCCCACTATATGAGATAAGTGCTGCGAAACCACCCAATAAAGCATAGCTTAGCGCTACTTCTGATCCGTCTACAATATTCTTACCAAAAATGCTAATCACTTTATTTAAACTCATACCTGAAATCAGTCCACCC encodes:
- a CDS encoding Na+/H+ antiporter family protein, which produces MLNAVVIAVILMIILCLCRLNVVISLFISSLVGGLISGMSLNKVISIFGKNIVDGSEVALSYALLGGFAALISYSGITDYLVNKIIRAIHTENSRLSRVKVKVIIIVALLAMSIMSQNLIPVHIAFIPIVIPPLISLFNDLKIDRRLIGLVIGFGLCWPYVLLPYGFGQIFHQIIQSGFQKAHHPIEFNMIWKAMLIPSMGYIVGLILGMIVYRKPRDYKSETYVENEDTVTEVRPYVLVVTVVAILATFLVQTFTDSMIFGALAGVLVFFISGVYKWNELDSQFVEGIKIMSFIGVVILSANGFAGVMNATGDIQKLVSSLTEITSGHKLISIIAMYIIGLIVTLGIGSSFATIPIIATLFIPLGDSLGLDSMALIALVGTASALGDSGSPASDSTLGPTAGLAVDGQHDHIRDTCIPNFIFYNVPLMIFGTIAAMVL
- a CDS encoding Na(+)/H(+) antiporter subunit F1, encoding MVKLIMLIALIIVVLSMLAMFIRIIKGPTLADRILALDAVGLQLMACVALYSIFIGAQYLLVTILLIGILAFLGTAVFSKYIDKGKVIEHDSNHHD
- a CDS encoding NAD(P)-binding domain-containing protein, whose protein sequence is MHWTIIGGGIQGTTIAIKLREAGLPIDNLTIIDPYSSLCEQFNDFTHRISMPFLRSPIVHHIHPNPFHLKQFAKCHQYTNATYGRYQRPQTDMFMHHVHELVHRYRLNDSHLQGYVNQIRRTGSQWRIYLSNAQVLHTDCIVLAQGCNHKPYIPSIFENESNVCHIFKKEFNPTMYEQSSHVVGSGISAAHLTLKLLNQSPDKIVHLWLNKDIDIQHFDADPAWLGPKNMGPFLEITSSKKRMEIISEARHKGSMPHELYLRLKKHVQNGRLIIHHDKILKLENHQIITETLAAPYDFILLATGFEATLMKQNMIQSLIQHEQAPLTQCGLPAITSDLEWLPQLFVAGGLADLELGPFARNIMGGREASQRIHNVFQKLNYSKNKFA
- a CDS encoding Na+/H+ antiporter subunit G1 — encoded protein: MIATIMISLSILFVIAGALISVVTAIGMIRLKDIYSRGHAAGKSATLGAMFLLFGTFLYFIGTEKYINMQLIFGIIFIFVTGPLSSHLIMRAAYNNKTPYTKDTKIDDLKDEFKDKKI
- a CDS encoding PaaI family thioesterase, whose amino-acid sequence is MTNLLETFEMKIEETTNGKVVISMPVTDKVKQPFGYLHGGATIALGETACSIGAANLVDTNHYIPLGLEMNANHIRSVKEGRVIATATIIHQGSTTQVWNIEIKSDDDQLISIMRGTIGIKPLKNK